In Desulfovibrio oxyclinae DSM 11498, one genomic interval encodes:
- a CDS encoding DUF1786 domain-containing protein yields the protein MTATLCLDIGSGTQDVLLHLPEREIENCPKFILPTPSVRLAQYLTQYTAQGQPVWLHGRIMGGGIGGAVRKHLKAGLPMAATRQAALTLNDDPAKVEAMGVTLTEECPKGYQPLELLDFDHIWWDRFLDAAELPRPDRIAACAQDHGHHPGESNRMGRFKIWEELLTTHNGDPAALIYDTPPKMMTRLQDLHESADNAITADSGSAAVLGALFDPEIEERARTKGMTLVNIGNSHTIAFLLHGGRIHGVYEQHTGCLKPEKLWQDLQDFRQGKLTFQQVFDEWGHGCLTLAISNMADQFPETVVLGPRRAMLQGFDATFPAPGGDMMLTGCFGLVKGMEMLGM from the coding sequence ATGACCGCCACACTTTGCCTCGATATCGGCTCCGGTACACAGGACGTGCTGCTGCACCTGCCGGAACGGGAAATAGAGAACTGCCCCAAATTCATCCTGCCCACCCCCTCTGTCCGACTTGCCCAATACCTCACGCAATACACCGCGCAAGGTCAGCCGGTCTGGCTGCACGGTCGCATCATGGGCGGCGGCATCGGAGGCGCTGTTCGCAAGCACCTCAAGGCCGGACTGCCAATGGCCGCCACCCGGCAGGCGGCCCTGACGCTCAACGACGACCCCGCCAAAGTCGAAGCCATGGGCGTCACCCTCACAGAAGAATGCCCCAAAGGTTATCAACCGCTCGAACTGCTCGACTTCGACCACATCTGGTGGGATCGCTTTCTCGACGCCGCCGAACTGCCCCGCCCGGATCGCATCGCTGCCTGCGCACAGGATCACGGGCACCATCCCGGCGAATCCAACCGCATGGGCCGCTTCAAGATATGGGAAGAACTGCTGACCACCCACAACGGAGACCCCGCAGCACTTATCTACGACACCCCGCCCAAGATGATGACCCGGCTTCAGGATCTTCACGAATCAGCAGACAACGCCATCACCGCCGACTCAGGCTCCGCTGCCGTTCTCGGCGCACTCTTCGACCCGGAAATCGAAGAGCGCGCCAGAACAAAAGGCATGACTCTCGTGAACATCGGCAACAGCCACACCATCGCCTTCCTGCTGCACGGTGGCCGCATTCACGGCGTCTACGAACAACACACTGGCTGTCTCAAACCCGAAAAACTCTGGCAGGATCTGCAGGATTTCCGACAAGGAAAACTCACCTTCCAGCAAGTCTTCGACGAATGGGGACACGGCTGCCTGACCCTCGCCATCAGCAACATGGCCGACCAATTCCCCGAAACCGTCGTCCTCGGACCAAGAAGAGCCATGCTGCAAGGATTCGACGCAACCTTCCCCGCACCCGGCGGAGACATGATGCTCACCGGCTGCTTCGGGCTCGTCAAAGGCATGGAAATGCTTGGGATGTAA
- a CDS encoding 4Fe-4S binding protein: MMNMTPLVLRNLLTKKATRNYPFEKREPFEGFRGELYNDIDNCIFCGTCSRKCPAQCITVDKKTGLWQCDPFLCVYCGICADTCPTKCLHFYDVHRSPAVERQMIVMHGEPPKPKKKAKKEE; encoded by the coding sequence ATGATGAACATGACACCCCTCGTCCTCCGCAACCTGCTGACCAAAAAGGCCACGCGCAACTATCCCTTCGAAAAGCGCGAACCCTTTGAAGGATTCAGGGGCGAACTGTACAACGACATTGACAACTGCATCTTCTGCGGCACCTGCTCCAGAAAATGCCCCGCGCAGTGCATCACCGTGGACAAGAAAACCGGCCTCTGGCAGTGCGACCCGTTCCTGTGCGTCTACTGCGGAATCTGCGCCGACACCTGTCCCACCAAATGCCTTCACTTCTACGACGTGCATCGCTCGCCCGCCGTGGAACGACAGATGATCGTCATGCACGGCGAACCGCCAAAGCCCAAAAAGAAAGCGAAAAAAGAAGAATAA
- a CDS encoding nickel-dependent hydrogenase large subunit, whose product MARTIIPFGPQHPVLPEPIHVKLAVEDEIVKEALPALGYVHRGLERLCEIRDYHQMIQVCERVCGICSMIHAVCYSQGIEEIMDVEVPDRARFLRVIWSELHRIHSHLLWLGLFADAFGFESLFMQFWKVRERIMDINEATAGNRVIVSVNVIGGVRTDLSEEQLRWILSELEIVEKEVKRMEEVILNDYTVCARTKGVGVMTTEQAYELGAVGPTMRGSNIAQDTRMTGYGAYADLDFKPIVGPDGDSWSRSYVRFHEVYQSIDLVRQAIVKLPEGELAAKVKGKPDGEAYVRVEQPRGECSYYIKGNGTKNLDRLRIRTPTFANVPPLIAMLPECELADVPVIILSIDPCISCTER is encoded by the coding sequence ATGGCAAGAACCATCATCCCCTTCGGACCCCAGCATCCGGTCCTTCCGGAGCCCATCCACGTCAAGCTCGCCGTGGAGGACGAAATCGTCAAGGAGGCCCTGCCGGCGCTCGGATACGTGCACCGCGGCCTCGAACGGCTCTGTGAAATCCGCGACTATCACCAGATGATTCAGGTCTGCGAACGCGTTTGCGGCATCTGCTCCATGATCCACGCCGTCTGCTACTCGCAGGGCATCGAAGAGATCATGGACGTTGAAGTGCCCGACCGCGCGCGCTTCCTGCGCGTCATCTGGTCCGAACTGCACCGCATCCACTCGCACCTGCTCTGGCTCGGCCTCTTCGCCGACGCCTTCGGCTTCGAATCCCTGTTCATGCAGTTCTGGAAAGTCCGCGAACGCATCATGGACATCAACGAAGCCACCGCAGGCAACCGCGTCATCGTATCCGTCAACGTCATTGGCGGCGTGCGTACCGACCTGAGCGAAGAGCAGCTCCGCTGGATCCTGTCCGAACTCGAAATCGTCGAAAAGGAAGTCAAGAGGATGGAAGAAGTCATCCTCAACGACTACACCGTTTGCGCCCGCACCAAGGGCGTCGGCGTCATGACCACGGAACAGGCCTACGAACTCGGCGCTGTCGGACCCACCATGCGCGGCTCCAACATCGCCCAGGACACCCGCATGACCGGCTACGGTGCCTACGCAGACCTGGACTTCAAGCCGATCGTCGGCCCCGACGGCGACAGCTGGTCCCGCTCCTACGTGCGCTTCCACGAAGTGTACCAGTCCATCGACCTCGTGCGTCAGGCCATCGTGAAGCTTCCCGAAGGTGAACTGGCCGCCAAGGTCAAAGGCAAGCCCGATGGAGAAGCCTACGTCCGCGTGGAACAGCCCCGCGGCGAGTGCTCCTACTACATCAAGGGTAACGGGACCAAGAACTTGGACAGGCTGCGCATCCGCACCCCGACCTTCGCCAACGTGCCGCCGCTCATCGCGATGCTGCCCGAATGCGAACTGGCCGACGTGCCGGTCATCATCCTGTCCATCGACCCGTGCATCAGCTGCACGGAACGCTAG